A window of Vigna unguiculata cultivar IT97K-499-35 chromosome 4, ASM411807v1, whole genome shotgun sequence contains these coding sequences:
- the LOC114181670 gene encoding UDP-glycosyltransferase 83A1-like: protein MSIPTTVLVLPFPAQGHVNPMMILSQKLVENGCKVVFLNTEFNHKRMVSCMVEQQDEEDSLIKLVSIPDGLGGDDHRKDLAKVCDVILSTMPHALENLITQENIRFIVADVNMGWSLKVGCRLGIKGALFSPASAAMFALVYNIPRLIHDGIINSDGSLLTTKKTIQLSPGMLEIDTGTLFWLKLLDDGMNIKQILNYLEACARSSDLTELWFCNTTYELEPRVLTFFPKILPIGPLLRNYSNMNASSSTRSMGQLWEEDLSCMSWLDQQPRSSVIYVAFGSHTRFDQNQFNELALGLDLTDRPFLWVVRQDNNMAYPNEFQGNKGKIVQWAPQQKVLNHSAIASFFSHCGWNSTMEGLCNGVPFLCWPYFADQLYNKVYICDELKVGMGLDLGENGVVSRWEIKKKLDQLLSDVNMRTRSLKFKENQLDKGRSSENLNKLVEWIKG from the exons ATGAGCATTCCAACAACAGTGCTAGTGCTACCATTCCCTGCACAAGGACATGTGAATCCGATGATGATCCTCTCACAGAAGCTGGTGGAGAATGGATGCAAAGTGGTTTTCTTGAACACAGAGTTCAACCACAAGAGAATGGTGAGTTGCATGGTGGAGCAACAAGATGAAGAAGACTCACTCATAAAGTTGGTGTCGATCCCAGACGGATTGGGAGGTGATGATCACAGAAAGGATTTGGCAAAGGTGTGTGATGTTATTCTAAGCACCATGCCTCATGCACTTGAGAACCTCATCACACAGGAAAATATCAGATTCATTGTTGCAGATGTAAACATGGGTTGGTCATTGAAAGTTGGGTGCAGACTGGGAATCAAAGGAGCTCTATTCTCCCCTGCATCAGCAGCAATGTTTGCCTTAGTTTACAACATTCCCAGACTTATTCATGATGGCATCATAAATTCTGATG GGTCATTGTTGACAACTAAAAAGACAATTCAACTATCACCAGGCATGTTAGAGATAGACACAGGAACCCTTTTCTGGTTGAAATTGTTGGATGACGGAATGAACATTAAACAAATATTGAATTACTTGGAGGCTTGTGCAAGATCTTCAGATTTGACTGAACTATGGTTTTGTAACACCACATATGAACTTGAACCTAGGGTTTTAACCTTCTTTCCCAAGATCCTCCCAATTGGCCCATTGTTGAGAAATTACAGCAACATGaatgcatcatcatcaacaaGATCAATGGGACAACTTTGGGAAGAAGATCTCTCTTGCATGAGTTGGCTTGATCAACAACCTCGTTCTTCTGTCATATATGTTGCATTTGGTAGTCACACACGTTTTGACCAAAACCAGTTCAATGAACTTGCCCTAGGGCTAGACCTCACCGATCGACCCTTTCTTTGGGTTGTGAGACAAGACAACAACATGGCATACCCTAATGAATTCCAAGGGAATAAAGGTAAGATAGTTCAATGGGCACCCCAACAAAAGGTGCTAAACCACTCTGCCATAGCTTCCTTTTTTAGCCATTGTGGTTGGAACTCAACCATGGAGGGTTTGTGTAATGGGGTACCCTTCTTGTGTTGGCCATATTTTGCTGACCAACTCTATAACAAAGTATATATCTGTGATGAATTGAAGGTTGGGATGGGATTGGATTTGGGTGAAAATGGAGTTGTGTCACGGTGGGAGATTAAGAAGAAATTGGACCAACTACTAAGTGATGTGAACATGAGAACAAGGTCTTTGAAGTTTAAGGAAAACCAATTAGACAAAGGTCGATCTTCGGAGAACCTTAACAAATTGGTCGAGTGGATCAAAGGGTAG
- the LOC114181746 gene encoding UDP-glycosyltransferase 83A1-like: MAMNYKVGVEEQKPKHKMMSISSVLVFPSPFQGHVNPMAALSEKLVENGFKVIFVNTEFNHKRVVGSMVDQYDEESPLKLVSIPDGLEPNDDRSNVGKLCDSMLSTMPQALKKLIQDNDNNNNNDSRIRFIVVDLHVGWALNVACESGIKGALFWPASATAFHLLYSVPRLLHDGIIDPDGSILTSKKTIQLSPSMPEMEPRTFFWLHMAGIIDSSHYLNYLVHHCTPALNLTEWWFCDTAHELEPEVLTLLPKLIPIGPLLRIDHRSKTNNAPPRSLGQFWEEDLSCMSWLDEQAHGSVVYVAFGSFTLFDSNQFNELALGLDLSNRPFLWVIREDNKMEYPTEFKGHKGKIVSWAPQQKVLSHPAIACFVTHCGWNSTMEGLSNGVPLLCWPYYGDQLYNERHICDELKVGLGFDKDHNGLVSRKELKTKVEQIFNDEKIKSRSVALKGKVMKNVAKGGTSYENLEKFVKEIKQ, from the exons ATGGCTATGAACTACAAAGTAGGTGTGGAAGAACAGAAACCAAAACACAAGATGATGAGTATTTCAAGTGTGTTAGTTTTCCCATCTCCATTTCAAGGACATGTGAATCCCATGGCAGCCCTATCAGAAAAGTTGGTGGAGAATGGATTCAAAGTGATATTTGTGAACACAGAGTTCAACCACAAGAGAGTGGTGGGTTCCATGGTGGATCAATACGATGAAGAATCACCATTGAAGTTGGTCTCAATCCCAGATGGCTTAGAACCCAATGATGACAGAAGCAACGTTGGCAAGTTATGTGATTCTATGCTAAGCACCATGCCTCAAGCACTTAAAAAGCTCATACaggataatgataataataataataatgatagcAGAATCAGGTtcattgttgtagatttacatgTGGGATGGGCATTGAATGTTGCATGTGAATCGGGAATCAAAGGAGCTCTTTTTTGGCCTGCCTCTGCAACTGCGTTTCATTTGTTGTACAGTGTTCCAAGGCTTCTTCATGATGGGATCATAGATCCAGATG GGTCCATATTAACGTCGAAAAAGACAATTCAATTATCACCAAGTATGCCAGAGATGGAACCAAGAACCTTTTTCTGGTTGCACATGGCTGGAATTATAGATAGTTCTCATTACCTTAATTACTTGGTGCATCACTGTACTCCAGCTTTAAATTTGACAGAATGGTGGTTTTGTGACACTGCTCATGAACTTGAACCAGAGGTATTAACACTTCTTCCAAAGCTCATTCCAATTGGTCCATTGCTGAGAATTGATCATCGTTCCAAAACTAATAATGCACCTCCAAGATCATTGGGACAATTCTGGGAAGAAGATCTCTCTTGCATGAGTTGGCTAGATGAGCAAGCTCATGGTTCTGTGGTGTATGTTGCATTTGGAAGTTTCACTCTTTTTGACTCAAACCAATTCAATGAACTTGCCCTAGGACTTGACCTCAGCAACAGACCTTTTCTTTGGGTTATAAGAGAAGACAATAAAATGGAATACCCTACAGAATTCAAAGGGCACAAAGGTAAGATAGTGAGTTGGGCTCCTCAACAAAAGGTTTTAAGCCACCCTGCCATTGCATGTTTTGTGACTCATTGTGGTTGGAACTCTACCATGGAAGGTTTGTCCAATGGGGTACCTTTATTGTGCTGGCCATACTATGGAGACCAACTTTACAACGAAAGACATATTTGTGATGAGTTGAAGGTAGGGTTGGGGTTTGACAAAGATCACAATGGACTCGTTTCACGAAAGGAGTTGAAAACTAAAGtggaacaaattttcaatgatgAGAAGATAAAATCTAGGTCTGTGGCGTTGAAGGGGAAAGTCATGAAAAACGTAGCAAAAGGAGGAACATCTTATGAGAATCTTGAGAAGTTTGTGAAAGAGATAAAACAATAA